From Methanosarcina lacustris Z-7289, one genomic window encodes:
- a CDS encoding MBL fold metallo-hydrolase: protein MQIEILGCESFGARSLACTVKTGDKKILIDPGVALARLRYGLPPHPVEVAAALKIRKKILAAFEGATDVVISHYHGDHMPMKAEDPYQLPAEALPSLEGIRFWCKGPKNISGLSARRRKELSHFLGYPLPASEGISSSGISFSSPVPHGTRDKGFGTVMMTRICEGNDVFVHSSDIQLLDREAVLEVLAWKPTIVFASGPPLYLSHHVPEASKEAFENALLLAQNVDTLILDHHLLRSLEGYRWLKKLAGKVENTVLCAAEFMGKKPELLEARRKILYEKFPVPRGWHEAYAKGETGLDEYL, encoded by the coding sequence ATGCAGATTGAAATCCTTGGGTGTGAGTCCTTTGGAGCAAGGTCTCTCGCCTGCACTGTAAAAACAGGAGATAAAAAAATTCTGATCGATCCGGGAGTTGCCCTTGCTCGCCTGCGTTACGGTTTGCCTCCCCACCCTGTAGAGGTTGCAGCTGCCCTCAAAATCAGAAAAAAGATCCTTGCTGCATTTGAAGGTGCAACGGATGTAGTAATCAGTCACTACCATGGGGACCACATGCCCATGAAAGCCGAAGACCCTTATCAGCTGCCAGCAGAAGCCCTCCCTTCTCTAGAAGGAATCAGGTTCTGGTGCAAAGGTCCAAAAAATATTTCAGGGCTGTCTGCCCGCAGGAGAAAAGAGCTATCTCATTTTCTGGGTTATCCTCTTCCTGCTTCCGAAGGCATTAGTTCCAGCGGCATAAGTTTTTCTTCTCCTGTTCCGCATGGGACCAGAGATAAGGGTTTTGGCACGGTAATGATGACCCGGATCTGTGAAGGAAATGATGTCTTTGTCCACAGTTCTGATATCCAGCTCCTGGACAGGGAAGCTGTGCTTGAGGTACTTGCCTGGAAACCTACAATCGTTTTTGCCTCTGGTCCCCCGCTCTACCTTTCCCATCATGTTCCCGAGGCTTCAAAAGAGGCTTTTGAAAACGCTCTTCTTCTTGCCCAAAATGTTGACACACTGATCCTGGACCACCACCTCCTGAGGTCTCTTGAAGGCTACAGGTGGTTAAAAAAGCTAGCAGGAAAGGTTGAAAACACAGTCCTGTGTGCTGCAGAATTCATGGGAAAGAAGCCTGAACTGCTTGAGGCGCGGAGAAAAATTCTCTATGAAAAATTTCCTGTACCCCGGGGATGGCATGAAGCCTATGCAAAAGGTGAGACAGGGCTTGATGAATATCTCTAA
- a CDS encoding IS1182 family transposase: MVFIESSKNEVWTLPPDIRDLIPSDHICYLVEAFVDMMDFNEFEIRCEGPGHPSYHPGILCKILIQSMLDRVRSSRAIARNVRENIVYMHLAEHLQPDFRTISDFRKNNENLITEVFKNTVKAAKDLGVIGLEQLSTDGSIVKASASKNSTVIIDVLEVIGEYVNNELKKGIELDKVEDKNFGSCRGYDQLNKSGKYKVKSVVAKYIKQVNKDKFDNRKKEIEETVKEALNEFEKDSIEKVSLTDQESRFMKNKKGNFELAYNTQITVDHKLGIIVANDVCQDRNDMHQLKPQIELVEENCGLLKEGTRICADSGYCSGENIHYLNEKKLDPYIPEKKEVTKTATENVKVIRFNIGNFEYDEKNDEFICPENQRLKFLCENYEEKKKRKYRIYKGTECKKCEFSKNCTKRKDGIRRLKIANFSKERKELTDKMKTEEAKKIFGQRKQVVEPAIGNYKENLGFRDFFTRGLKSVRNEFNLVCTAVNLRKIWIYLIKMSEIGEKIEINGAFRLKKGIMN, from the coding sequence ATGGTTTTCATCGAATCTTCAAAAAATGAAGTCTGGACTCTACCCCCAGACATTCGAGATCTTATTCCTTCAGATCATATCTGTTATTTGGTTGAGGCTTTTGTAGATATGATGGATTTTAATGAATTTGAAATCAGGTGTGAAGGCCCTGGACACCCTTCTTATCATCCTGGTATATTGTGTAAGATTTTGATTCAATCTATGCTTGATAGAGTTCGATCATCGCGAGCGATAGCTCGCAACGTTCGAGAAAATATAGTTTACATGCATTTGGCTGAACACCTGCAACCTGATTTTAGAACAATCAGTGACTTCCGAAAAAACAATGAAAACTTGATCACAGAAGTGTTTAAAAACACGGTTAAGGCGGCTAAAGATCTGGGAGTTATAGGCCTTGAGCAATTAAGCACTGATGGATCCATAGTAAAAGCTTCTGCGTCAAAAAACAGTACGGTTATAATAGATGTTTTGGAAGTAATTGGAGAATATGTCAACAATGAATTAAAAAAAGGCATTGAATTAGACAAAGTTGAGGATAAAAATTTTGGAAGCTGCCGTGGTTACGATCAGTTGAATAAAAGTGGAAAATATAAAGTAAAATCTGTAGTTGCGAAGTATATAAAGCAAGTAAATAAGGATAAATTTGATAATAGAAAAAAAGAGATAGAAGAAACAGTTAAGGAAGCACTTAATGAATTTGAAAAAGACAGCATTGAGAAAGTGAGCTTGACTGATCAAGAATCTCGGTTTATGAAAAACAAAAAGGGAAATTTTGAACTGGCATATAATACTCAAATAACAGTGGATCATAAACTGGGGATTATTGTTGCAAATGACGTCTGTCAAGATAGAAATGATATGCATCAATTGAAACCACAAATTGAACTTGTGGAAGAAAATTGTGGTTTGTTGAAAGAAGGCACAAGAATATGTGCAGATAGTGGATATTGTAGTGGAGAAAACATACATTACCTTAATGAGAAGAAATTGGATCCATACATCCCAGAAAAAAAAGAAGTAACTAAAACAGCAACAGAAAACGTTAAAGTTATAAGGTTTAATATTGGTAATTTTGAGTATGATGAAAAAAATGATGAATTTATTTGCCCTGAAAATCAAAGATTGAAGTTTTTATGTGAGAATTATGAGGAAAAAAAGAAGAGAAAATACCGAATTTACAAGGGAACTGAATGTAAAAAATGTGAATTTAGCAAAAATTGTACAAAAAGAAAGGATGGAATTAGACGTTTAAAAATAGCTAATTTTTCAAAAGAGAGAAAAGAATTAACAGATAAAATGAAAACAGAAGAAGCAAAAAAAATATTTGGACAAAGAAAGCAGGTAGTTGAACCTGCAATTGGAAATTATAAAGAGAATCTTGGATTTAGAGATTTTTTCACAAGAGGATTGAAATCAGTACGAAACGAATTTAATTTAGTATGTACTGCAGTTAATTTAAGGAAAATATGGATTTACTTGATCAAAATGAGCGAAATAGGTGAAAAAATCGAAATAAATGGAGCTTTCCGATTGAAAAAAGGAATAATGAATTGA
- a CDS encoding IS1634 family transposase: MTSKPPKNSNIKADAIIKRTTFLGHLGIIVGLFRELEVDKLIDEKFPKSRDHKVSHANCILAMVLNGLGFVGQPLYLCPEYFKNVSVGRLFGNGIQKEDLNQYVIGDTLDKIAEYGPTELFTEIVLHILKRLPIPILCCHADTTTISFHGNHDGDEDEDSKLITFGRPKNGRWDLKQLVLNMIVNQHGIPLFMSTHAGNASDKKIIVEAIESLKSSLTPEKKVYYIADSAFYSDDNIKKMDKSYWISRVPNTLNEVKELTASNRDMKPLKEDERYSFSQTFVEYAGIMQNWVLLLSHNLKGKKEVTLSKSFDKKVKEAEKDLNKLKSKHFFCEADALEGAKNWIKDFPFLKFEKLDLKTIKKRESGKRGRPAKDEKLLTYYSVDAEIKLNEAHIDQKMEKAGLFVLGSNDLSLLPQEMLAKYKEQDRVEKGFRFLKSDTFSVSKVYLKNKGRIQALMMVMVLCLMIYSIAEWKLREQIKEDNESVSDQKGKPTKRPTMRWIFFKFQGITELFTQEEGEIVAEVLNMEEFHWKVLGLLGEEYENIYL; this comes from the coding sequence GTGACATCAAAACCCCCCAAAAACAGTAACATAAAAGCGGATGCCATAATAAAACGTACTACCTTTTTAGGACATCTTGGAATCATAGTGGGTTTGTTCCGTGAACTCGAAGTTGACAAACTGATTGATGAGAAGTTTCCCAAATCACGAGATCACAAGGTTTCTCACGCTAATTGTATACTTGCAATGGTCCTCAATGGACTTGGCTTTGTAGGGCAACCTCTGTATCTCTGCCCTGAATATTTCAAAAATGTTTCAGTCGGAAGACTTTTTGGAAATGGTATACAAAAAGAAGACCTGAATCAATACGTTATTGGAGATACTCTCGACAAGATCGCGGAATATGGTCCGACTGAACTTTTTACAGAAATCGTTCTGCACATCCTGAAACGTCTACCGATCCCAATTTTGTGTTGTCATGCTGATACCACAACTATTAGTTTTCATGGAAATCACGATGGAGATGAGGATGAAGACTCTAAGTTAATCACTTTTGGTCGTCCAAAGAACGGAAGATGGGACCTAAAACAGTTAGTTTTGAATATGATTGTAAATCAGCATGGGATCCCATTATTTATGAGTACTCACGCAGGAAATGCTTCCGACAAAAAAATAATTGTTGAAGCGATCGAATCTCTGAAATCTTCATTGACACCTGAAAAAAAAGTATATTATATTGCTGATAGTGCCTTCTACAGTGACGATAATATAAAAAAGATGGATAAATCCTATTGGATCTCTCGTGTTCCTAATACTCTTAACGAGGTAAAGGAACTAACTGCTTCAAATCGAGATATGAAGCCACTAAAAGAAGACGAAAGATACTCGTTTTCTCAAACTTTTGTCGAGTATGCTGGGATTATGCAAAATTGGGTTTTGCTACTATCACACAATCTGAAAGGGAAAAAAGAGGTAACTCTCAGCAAGAGTTTTGATAAAAAAGTTAAGGAAGCAGAAAAAGACCTGAATAAACTGAAAAGTAAACACTTCTTTTGTGAAGCTGATGCATTAGAGGGTGCAAAAAACTGGATTAAAGATTTCCCTTTTTTAAAGTTTGAAAAATTGGATTTAAAGACAATTAAGAAGAGAGAATCTGGAAAAAGAGGTAGACCTGCAAAAGATGAGAAATTACTGACATATTATTCAGTTGATGCTGAAATAAAGCTTAATGAAGCTCATATTGACCAAAAGATGGAGAAAGCTGGACTTTTTGTACTTGGAAGTAATGACCTTAGTCTCCTCCCACAAGAGATGTTAGCGAAATATAAAGAGCAGGACAGAGTGGAAAAAGGGTTTAGATTCCTGAAAAGTGATACTTTTAGCGTATCAAAAGTCTATCTCAAAAATAAGGGTAGAATTCAGGCTCTTATGATGGTTATGGTTCTATGCCTAATGATTTATTCCATAGCAGAATGGAAATTGAGAGAACAAATTAAGGAAGATAATGAATCAGTTTCAGACCAGAAAGGGAAGCCTACTAAAAGACCGACTATGAGGTGGATCTTTTTCAAATTCCAGGGGATAACAGAACTTTTTACTCAAGAAGAAGGGGAAATAGTGGCTGAAGTATTAAATATGGAAGAGTTTCATTGGAAAGTATTGGGTCTCCTGGGGGAGGAATATGAAAATATATACCTCTAA
- the thiM gene encoding hydroxyethylthiazole kinase, with amino-acid sequence MNEPLKTIRETKPLIHHITNWVTIYDCANMTRAFGALPVMAHAPEECADMTRISSALVLNIGTLTSEIIDSMLLSAAAANENKIPVVLDAVGVGATKFRDEMAAKILGSAHIDIIKGNYSEIAKLAGENAETKGVEATAINADPEKVAKAFAKSESCIVVMTGKEDIISDGNRTFIVKNGHELMGSIVGTGCMAASIIGSFASVNPDYCDAAKDALCYFGVAGELAAAKSNGPGSFKVHLYDEVFNLSDEKVKSMRNVEER; translated from the coding sequence ATGAACGAGCCACTAAAAACAATAAGGGAAACAAAACCCCTGATTCATCACATCACAAACTGGGTAACTATTTACGACTGTGCAAATATGACCAGAGCTTTTGGCGCTCTTCCTGTAATGGCACATGCCCCTGAAGAATGTGCTGACATGACAAGGATCTCTTCGGCTCTTGTGCTTAATATCGGGACCCTGACATCCGAAATCATAGATTCCATGCTGCTCTCCGCTGCTGCTGCAAACGAAAATAAAATTCCGGTGGTACTTGATGCAGTCGGAGTCGGAGCTACGAAATTCAGGGATGAAATGGCTGCAAAAATCCTTGGTTCTGCCCATATTGACATAATCAAAGGTAACTACTCCGAAATTGCAAAACTGGCAGGCGAAAACGCTGAAACAAAAGGGGTTGAAGCAACCGCAATTAATGCCGATCCTGAAAAAGTCGCAAAAGCATTCGCAAAATCAGAATCCTGCATCGTGGTAATGACAGGAAAAGAAGACATAATAAGTGACGGAAACAGGACATTTATTGTAAAAAACGGACATGAGTTAATGGGGTCAATTGTAGGAACCGGCTGCATGGCTGCCTCAATAATCGGTTCATTTGCTTCGGTTAATCCGGATTACTGTGATGCTGCTAAAGACGCTTTATGCTACTTTGGAGTTGCAGGAGAACTTGCAGCTGCAAAATCAAATGGGCCCGGAAGTTTTAAGGTTCACCTCTATGACGAAGTGTTCAACCTGTCAGATGAGAAAGTAAAAAGTATGAGGAATGTAGAAGAAAGATGA
- the thiE gene encoding thiamine phosphate synthase: MDQKNSTQKNFTQKNSNKNNFNQKNSLLKEIDFYLVTDSGLSKKGTLSDVTEAVEAGCKIIQYREKNKSTKEMVDEAFEIKRICGERAIFLVNDRIDVALAVDADGVHIGQEDMPIETARKLMGADKIIGLTVHNVKEAIEAEKSGADYLGLGSIFDTATKKDAGKGIGPASIREVKNAINIPIAAIGGINKENCKIVVENGADSLVAISAVVCSDNVKRETKYFIDIVQKIKNRSV; encoded by the coding sequence ATGGACCAGAAAAATTCCACTCAAAAAAATTTCACTCAAAAAAATTCCAATAAGAATAATTTCAACCAGAAAAATTCCCTTTTAAAAGAGATTGACTTTTATCTTGTGACAGACTCCGGGCTCTCAAAGAAAGGGACTTTATCCGATGTAACGGAAGCAGTTGAAGCAGGCTGCAAGATTATTCAGTACCGGGAGAAAAACAAGAGTACAAAAGAAATGGTCGATGAAGCATTCGAAATCAAGAGAATATGCGGTGAGAGAGCAATATTTCTTGTAAATGACAGAATTGACGTTGCTCTGGCAGTTGATGCAGATGGAGTTCACATCGGCCAGGAAGACATGCCAATTGAAACTGCAAGAAAACTTATGGGCGCAGATAAGATAATCGGCCTTACTGTCCACAATGTTAAGGAAGCAATCGAAGCCGAAAAAAGTGGTGCGGATTATTTAGGCCTGGGATCAATATTCGATACTGCCACTAAAAAAGATGCAGGAAAGGGGATTGGCCCTGCCAGCATAAGAGAAGTTAAAAATGCCATAAATATTCCGATAGCTGCTATTGGCGGAATAAATAAAGAAAACTGCAAAATTGTAGTTGAAAATGGAGCTGACAGCCTTGTTGCAATTTCTGCAGTAGTTTGCAGCGACAATGTAAAAAGGGAAACTAAATATTTCATTGATATTGTTCAAAAAATCAAAAACAGAAGTGTATAA
- a CDS encoding transcriptional regulator has translation METPCQKIVWDLVPAIRASLAIELVNKGQSQATSAKLLGIAPSAVSQYISGKRGYRIEFRGETKELVEKLAQDLIENKVEDFVVRICNICTSARGVESNCNSTCVPEKQAVKEES, from the coding sequence ATGGAAACTCCATGTCAAAAGATTGTGTGGGATCTGGTCCCTGCAATAAGGGCTAGTCTAGCAATCGAACTTGTAAATAAAGGACAGTCACAGGCAACTTCCGCAAAGTTGCTGGGGATTGCTCCGTCGGCAGTTTCCCAGTATATTTCGGGAAAACGAGGGTACAGGATCGAGTTTCGGGGTGAGACGAAAGAATTGGTTGAAAAACTTGCTCAGGACTTAATCGAAAATAAAGTAGAGGATTTTGTGGTAAGAATCTGTAATATCTGTACAAGTGCAAGAGGGGTTGAGAGCAACTGCAATAGCACCTGTGTTCCAGAAAAACAAGCCGTAAAAGAAGAAAGCTAA
- a CDS encoding O-acetylhomoserine aminocarboxypropyltransferase/cysteine synthase family protein, with translation MKNKNEKQTGEKGLGKRPLENLGISTLAVHAGAKPDPSTGARSVPIYQTAAYVFKDTEEAADLFGLRKAGNIYTRLMNPTTDVFEKRIAALEGGIGALATASGMAAITTALLTFTKPGDEIVSGDKLYGGTYELFNYTFPKLGRTVKFVDSTNPEEFKNAISENTKALYVESIGNPGLDVADLEKLAEIAHSAGIPLVVDNTVSPLILRPIDHGADIVVCSATKFIGGHGTSIGGVIIDSGNFDWSPEKFPEICEPDPGYHGLKYKDAFGKAAFIGKARVQFMRDTGACISPFNSFLFILGLETLPLRMKKHCDNALAVAKFLQGHPKVSWVSYPGLESHRSHELAQKYLKSGSGAIVGFGIKGGISACKTFIENLEIFSHLANIGDAKSLVIHPASTTHEQLSKEEQLACGVTEDFIRLSIGIEDEKDLIFDIEQALSEV, from the coding sequence ATGAAAAACAAAAATGAAAAACAAACTGGAGAAAAAGGCCTGGGGAAAAGACCCCTTGAAAATCTTGGAATTTCTACTCTAGCTGTGCATGCAGGAGCAAAACCGGACCCTTCTACAGGAGCAAGGTCAGTTCCGATTTACCAGACAGCAGCGTATGTATTCAAAGACACTGAAGAAGCAGCCGACCTTTTCGGGCTTAGAAAAGCAGGCAATATTTACACGCGCCTGATGAACCCCACAACCGATGTATTTGAGAAAAGAATCGCTGCCCTTGAAGGAGGCATAGGAGCCCTTGCAACAGCCTCAGGGATGGCGGCAATTACAACTGCTCTTCTCACCTTTACAAAACCCGGAGACGAGATCGTTTCAGGGGACAAGCTCTATGGAGGGACCTACGAGCTTTTCAATTATACGTTCCCCAAACTCGGAAGGACCGTAAAATTCGTGGACTCAACAAACCCCGAAGAATTTAAAAATGCAATCTCCGAAAACACAAAAGCCCTGTATGTGGAATCAATAGGAAACCCGGGACTGGACGTTGCTGATCTTGAAAAACTTGCAGAGATTGCCCATTCCGCAGGAATCCCCCTTGTTGTGGACAATACTGTTTCTCCTCTGATCTTAAGGCCAATAGACCACGGGGCAGATATAGTCGTATGTTCTGCAACAAAATTCATAGGAGGGCACGGGACTTCGATAGGTGGGGTAATTATTGACTCAGGAAACTTTGACTGGAGCCCTGAGAAATTTCCTGAGATCTGCGAGCCCGACCCCGGATACCACGGCCTAAAATATAAGGACGCCTTCGGAAAGGCAGCTTTTATTGGAAAAGCAAGGGTGCAGTTCATGAGGGATACCGGAGCCTGCATTTCCCCTTTTAACTCGTTCCTGTTCATATTGGGGCTTGAGACTCTCCCCCTGAGAATGAAAAAACACTGCGACAACGCCCTTGCAGTTGCAAAGTTCCTGCAGGGCCACCCGAAAGTTTCCTGGGTCTCCTATCCTGGCCTTGAGTCTCACAGGAGCCATGAGCTTGCACAGAAATACCTCAAATCAGGTTCAGGCGCAATAGTAGGCTTTGGAATTAAAGGCGGAATCAGTGCGTGTAAAACGTTTATTGAAAACCTTGAGATCTTTTCCCACCTTGCAAATATCGGGGATGCTAAAAGCCTTGTAATCCATCCGGCTTCAACCACCCATGAACAGCTTTCAAAAGAAGAACAGCTGGCATGCGGAGTAACTGAAGACTTCATCAGGCTTTCCATAGGAATCGAGGACGAAAAAGACCTGATTTTCGACATCGAACAGGCACTTTCAGAGGTCTGA
- the metX gene encoding homoserine O-acetyltransferase MetX has protein sequence MAVSSVSSSKSKSNSKSKSNYKSKSKKLFSEKKGQSIGIVRSMNHKIPGTFSLESGKTLSGIRIEYEMYGKLNADKSNVILICHALTGDAHAAGFHTGDRKPGWWDIVIGPNKAFDTEKYCVICSNILGGCKGSTGPSSIDPETGKNYGISFPVITIADMVNAQKKLVEHLGVKQLFAVVGGSMGGMQVLQWTVSYPNMVKKAIAIATTASTTPQQIAFGAIGRKAVTDDPKWNGGNYYGKEIPAQGLALARMIGHITYLSDASMQKKFGRLQQDTDTAGMKSTTSTTSANLSELSPELSPDLAPNFQVESYLNYQGDNFTKRFDANSYLYITKAVDYFDLAKNGSLIEGFSGVTAKYLVISISSDWLYPPYQAQEIVSALTANGIDARYEEIRSQYGHDAFLLEEGQLNYLIRGFLSQILVSDVMNRNFYSVSRDETIEHASRLMVKERVSHLPVISEDEKLEGIVTSWDITKAVACKINELDEIITRDVRYVYEDERIEKASSIMEDYSISALPVVDSEHRVIGIVTSESISALIGRFG, from the coding sequence ATGGCAGTTTCTTCCGTAAGTTCTTCTAAATCTAAATCCAACTCTAAATCTAAATCCAACTATAAATCTAAATCTAAAAAACTGTTTTCGGAAAAAAAAGGCCAGAGCATCGGGATAGTCCGTTCAATGAACCATAAAATCCCGGGGACCTTCAGCCTTGAGAGCGGAAAAACCCTTTCCGGCATCAGGATAGAGTACGAAATGTACGGGAAGCTGAATGCCGATAAGAGCAACGTTATCCTGATCTGCCACGCCCTTACGGGAGATGCCCACGCTGCCGGGTTCCATACCGGCGACAGAAAACCCGGCTGGTGGGACATTGTAATCGGTCCCAATAAAGCGTTTGACACTGAAAAATACTGCGTCATCTGCTCAAACATACTGGGCGGCTGTAAAGGCTCTACAGGCCCTTCTTCCATAGACCCTGAAACCGGAAAAAACTACGGCATCTCTTTTCCCGTAATTACCATAGCTGATATGGTAAACGCCCAGAAAAAGCTTGTCGAGCACCTCGGAGTAAAACAGCTTTTTGCGGTTGTGGGAGGCTCAATGGGTGGAATGCAGGTGCTCCAGTGGACAGTCAGCTACCCCAATATGGTGAAAAAAGCAATTGCAATAGCGACCACAGCCTCCACAACCCCGCAGCAAATAGCATTCGGAGCAATCGGAAGAAAAGCCGTAACCGATGACCCGAAATGGAACGGGGGAAACTACTACGGGAAAGAAATCCCTGCACAGGGACTCGCCCTTGCCCGGATGATCGGGCATATTACATACCTGAGTGACGCTTCAATGCAAAAGAAGTTCGGAAGGCTTCAGCAGGATACCGATACAGCAGGCATGAAAAGCACGACGAGCACGACAAGTGCGAATTTGTCCGAACTCTCACCTGAACTCTCACCTGATCTAGCTCCAAACTTCCAGGTTGAAAGCTACCTGAATTATCAGGGAGATAATTTTACAAAACGTTTTGATGCCAATTCATATCTGTACATCACAAAAGCCGTGGATTACTTTGACCTTGCAAAGAACGGCTCCCTTATAGAGGGTTTTTCCGGAGTTACTGCAAAGTACCTTGTAATTTCCATATCCTCAGACTGGCTCTATCCTCCTTACCAGGCTCAGGAGATCGTATCGGCTCTTACTGCAAACGGAATTGATGCCAGGTACGAGGAAATCCGGTCTCAATACGGACACGATGCTTTTCTGCTTGAAGAGGGACAGCTGAACTACCTGATAAGGGGCTTCCTCTCGCAGATTCTTGTAAGCGACGTTATGAACCGGAATTTCTATTCGGTCTCGCGAGACGAAACAATCGAGCACGCATCAAGGCTTATGGTAAAAGAACGTGTGAGCCACCTGCCGGTCATTTCAGAGGATGAAAAGCTTGAAGGCATCGTCACCTCCTGGGACATTACAAAAGCAGTAGCCTGCAAAATCAATGAGCTGGACGAAATAATCACCCGGGATGTCAGGTATGTATATGAAGACGAAAGGATTGAGAAAGCGTCCTCAATAATGGAAGATTACTCAATTTCCGCACTTCCGGTCGTTGATTCCGAGCACCGCGTAATAGGCATTGTTACAAGCGAAAGCATAAGTGCTCTTATTGGCAGGTTCGGTTAA
- a CDS encoding DUF2085 domain-containing protein, with product MMSIVSFARTVVMNLKSVQINKCLKYINMWLRQSNLCHSEPERCFVYKNRCLPLCARCTGIILGGLIYFISFKLFFFVLQINSVYFNYQTCLVLALPMIIDGGLQYLNYNQSSNNRRFATGFLFGIGSVMFCLNVTEWFFLQLNI from the coding sequence ATGATGTCGATAGTAAGTTTTGCTCGGACTGTGGTTATGAATTTAAAATCAGTACAAATCAATAAGTGCTTAAAATACATCAATATGTGGTTAAGACAATCTAATTTGTGTCATTCAGAACCTGAGAGATGTTTTGTTTATAAAAATAGATGCTTACCACTGTGTGCGCGTTGCACAGGAATTATTCTTGGAGGATTAATTTATTTTATATCTTTCAAGTTGTTTTTTTTTGTTTTACAAATAAATTCAGTATATTTTAATTATCAAACATGTTTGGTTTTAGCTCTGCCCATGATTATAGATGGTGGATTACAATATCTAAACTACAATCAAAGTAGTAATAATCGCAGGTTTGCAACCGGATTTTTATTTGGAATTGGATCGGTTATGTTTTGCTTAAACGTTACAGAATGGTTTTTCTTACAATTGAATATATAA
- a CDS encoding zinc-ribbon domain-containing protein, with protein MGLQEQIEEFNKKPNAKYAYIGLILAFLFTIAALADPEATIGMVFSIISLLFWLAVCYFIFKFCFRSQKQQQQQQVIVNNSNKKVRVCPKCGLQNDVDSKFCSDCGYEFKISTNQ; from the coding sequence ATGGGGTTACAAGAACAAATTGAAGAGTTTAACAAGAAACCAAATGCCAAATATGCATACATAGGTTTGATACTTGCCTTTTTATTCACTATTGCAGCATTAGCAGATCCCGAAGCTACGATAGGAATGGTTTTTTCAATTATCTCATTGTTATTTTGGCTGGCAGTATGCTATTTTATATTTAAGTTTTGTTTCAGAAGCCAAAAACAGCAGCAACAGCAGCAAGTAATAGTAAACAATTCTAATAAAAAAGTGCGAGTTTGTCCCAAATGTGGATTACAAAATGATGTCGATAGTAAGTTTTGCTCGGACTGTGGTTATGAATTTAAAATCAGTACAAATCAATAA